The following proteins come from a genomic window of Gossypium raimondii isolate GPD5lz chromosome 5, ASM2569854v1, whole genome shotgun sequence:
- the LOC105767366 gene encoding pentatricopeptide repeat-containing protein At2g18940, chloroplastic: MEGSTFLPNKPVYPTPTKRLPQSNKPVKFSSVTLPHPPQPQSPSHSPPSLPLDSLLQHLLHLSSPPNTTHNPKSINPHKPYNSHSPSLHISSESSLKLHHQVHHPKKSAPVSVLQLDNSKEEGQSGDGSLEFLTRKGMLMLNSIKEQPLNGLPDFFDSVKFELLQIDMFSLLKALDLSGDWERALVLFQWVVSDLGSDNAKLDNQVVELMVKILGRESQYAIALKLFALIHIEEYSLDVRAYTTILHAYSRSGKYQKAISMFEKMKEIGLSPTLVTYNVMLDVYGKMGRSWNKILGLLDEMRSKGLEFDEFTCSTVISACGREGLLNEAKEFFSGLKSQGYVPGTVTYNALLQVFGKAGVYSEALSILKEMEDNNCPADSVTYNELVAAYVRAGFYDEGAAVIETMTKKGVRPNAITYTTVINAYGKAGKEDKALRLFHRMKQSGCVPNVCTYNAVLGMLGKKSRSEEMIMILCDMKESGCSPNRITWNTMLAMCGNKGMHKYINLVFREMKNCGFEPDRDTFNTLISAYGRCGADIDATKMYKEMIRVGFTPCVTTYNALLNALARRGDWKAAESVIQDMKNKGFRPSETSYSLMLQCYAKGGNVKGIETIEKEISDGHIYPSWMLLRTLVLANCRCRAVKGMERAFQELQKNGYKLDLVLFNSMLSIFSKNNMYERAHEMLHLIRESGLTPDLVTYNSLMDMYARAGECWKAEEILKGLQVSGGKPDIVSYNTVIKGFCRKGLMQEAIRILSEMTTKGIRPCIFTYNTFVAGYAAQGMFTEIDDVISHMIQHNCKPNELTYKIVVDGYCKARRYKDAIDFVSKIKEIDDSFDDQSIERLAFRVRENLDS; this comes from the coding sequence ATGGAGGGCAGCACTTTCCTTCCCAATAAACCAGTTTATCCTACCCCTACTAAGAGACTACCCCAATCAAACAAGCCTGTCAAGTTCAGCTCTGTAACACTTCCTCATCCTCCTCAACCCCAGTCTCCATCTCATTCGCCCCCTTCACTCCCTTTAGACTCTCTTCTCCAACACCTTCTTCACCTTTCTTCACCACCCAATACCACCCACAACCCCAAAAGTATTAATCCTCATAAACCCTACAATTCCCATTCCCCTTCTCTTCACATTTCATCGGAATCTAGTCTGAAACTTCATCACCAAGTTCATCATCCCAAGAAGTCTGCACCTGTTTCGGTTCTTCAGTTGGATAACAGTAAAGAGGAAGGTCAATCTGGAGATGGGTCGCTTGAATTTTTGACAAGAAAGGGTATGCTTATGCTTAACTCCATAAAGGAACAACCTTTGAATGGGTTACCTGATTTCTTTGATTCTGTCAAGTTTGAGTTGCTTCAAATTGATATGTTTAGTTTATTGAAAGCTTTAGACCTTTCAGGGGATTGGGAAAGAGCTCTCGTGTTGTTTCAATGGGTAGTTTCGGACTTAGGGTCCGATAACGCTAAGCTAGACAATCAGGTTGTTGAATTAATGGTCAAAATTCTGGGGAGAGAGTCGCAGTATGCAATTGCATTGAAACTGTTTGCTTTAATTCACATTGAGGAATACTCACTTGATGTTCGAGCTTATACGACTATTCTTCATGCATATTCACGGTCAGGTAAATACCAGAAGGCAATATCTATGTttgagaaaatgaaggaaattgGCCTTTCTCCTACTTTAGTCACTTATAATGTCATGCTTGATGTCTATGGTAAGATGGGTCGGTCTTGGAATAAGATTTTAGGACTTTTAGATGAGATGAGAAGCAAAGGACTTGAATTCGATGAGTTTACTTGCAGTACTGTGATATCAGCTTGTGGTAGGGAAGGATTGTTGAATGAAGCCAAAGAGTTCTTTTCTGGATTGAAGTCGCAGGGCTATGTTCCTGGGACGGTCACGTATAATGCTTTATTACAAGTGTTTGGAAAGGCAGGGGTCTACTCGGAGGCTTTAAGCATTTTGAAAGAAATGGAGGATAACAACTGCCCGGCCGATTCGGTGACATACAATGAACTCGTAGCTGCTTATGTGAGGGCGGGGTTTTATGATGAAGGGGCTGCAGTTATTGAAACAATGACTAAGAAAGGTGTAAGGCCAAATGCTATTACGTACACAACTGTCATCAATGCCTACGGTAAAGCTGGAAAGGAAGACAAGGCTTTGAGATTGTTCCATAGGATGAAACAGTCAGGTTGTGTCCCTAATGTTTGTACTTATAACGCTGTGCTTGGGATGTTAGGGAAGAAGTCACGATCTGAGGAGATGATAATGATACTGTGTGACATGAAAGAAAGTGGCTGTTCCCCTAACCGTATTACATGGAACACAATGCTTGCCATGTGTGGTAATAAGGGCATGCACAAGTATATCAATCTAGTCTTTCGGGAAATGAAGAACTGTGGTTTCGAGCCTGATAGAGACACGTTCAACACTTTGATAAGTGCCTATGGTCGGTGTGGGGCAGATATTGATGCTACGAAAATGTACAAGGAGATGATTAGAGTAGGGTTCACACCATGTGTTACAACTTACAATGCTCTTCTCAATGCTCTAGCTAGAAGAGGCGACTGGAAAGCAGCAGAATCTGTCATTCAAGACATGAAGAACAAGGGTTTCAGGCCTAGTGAAACCTCGTATTCTTTGATGCTTCAGTGTTATGCCAAGGGAGGGAATGTGAAAGGGATAGAGACCATCGAGAAAGAAATTAGCGATGGTCATATCTATCCTAGCTGGATGCTGTTAAGAACACTTGTTCTGGCAAACTGCAGATGTAGAGCAGTAAAGGGTATGGAGAGAGCATTTCAGGAATTACAAAAGAACGGATACAAACTTGATTTGGTTTTATTCAATTCGATGCTCTCCATTTTCTCAAAGAACAACATGTATGAGAGGGCTCATGAGATGCTACACTTGATCCGCGAGAGTGGGTTGACACCTGATCTTGTGACCTACAACAGCTTGATGGATATGTATGCCAGAGCAGGAGAGTGTTGGAAAGCTGAAGAAATCCTCAAAGGACTACAAGTGTCAGGTGGAAAACCAGACATTGTGTCTTACAACACGGTGATTAAAGGGTTCTGCAGGAAAGGGTTAATGCAGGAGGCCATAAGGATTCTGTCTGAGATGACAACTAAAGGGATTCGaccatgtattttcacttacaATACGTTTGTGGCAGGCTATGCTGCACAGGGAATGTTCACCGAAATAGATGATGTTATTAGCCATATGATTCAGCACAACTGCAAACCCAATGAGCTGACCTACAAGATTGTGGTAGATGGTTACTGTAAAGCAAGGAGATACAAAGATGCCATAGACTTTGTGTCCAAAATCAAGGAGATTGATGATTCTTTTGATGACCAGTCTATAGAGCGGCTAGCTTTTCGTGTTCGAGAGAATCTGGATTCATAA
- the LOC105767369 gene encoding adagio protein 1 — protein MEWDSNSDLSGDEDEGFLLNDGAPVPFPIPTSLQTAPCGFVVTDALESDHPIIYVNTVFEMVTGYRAEEVLGRNCRFLQCRGPFAKRRHPLVDSTVVSEIRRCLDEGIEFQGELLNFRKDGSPLMNRLRLTPIYGDDETITHVIGIQFFTEANIDLGPVSVSSIKESLKSSDRSRTGFSAFCPVVVGDRNVSRGLCGILQLSDEVLSLKILSRLTPRDIASVGSVCRRLYELTKNEDLWRMVCQNAWGCETTRVLETVPGAKRLGWVRLARELTTLEAAAWRKLTVGGAVEPSRCNFSACAVGNRVVLFGGEGVNMQPMNDTFVLDLNSSNPEWQHVQVSSPPPGRWGHTLSCVNGSHLVVFGGCGRQGLLNDVFVLDLDAKPPTWREISGLAPPLPRSWHSSCTLDGTKLIVSGGCADSGVLLSDTFLLDLSMEKPVWREIPVAWTPPSRLGHTLSVYGGRKILMFGGLAKSGPLRFRSSDVFTMDLSEEEPCWRCVTGSGMPGAGNPGGIAPPPRLDHVAVSLPGGRILIFGGSVAGLHSASQLYILDPTDEKPTWRILNVPGRPPRFAWGHSTCVVGGTRAIVLGGQTGEEWMLTELHELSLASSVI, from the exons aTGGAGTGGGATAGTAATTCTGATCTGAGTGGAGATGAAGATGAGGGCTTCTTGCTCAACGATGGCGCCCCTGTTCCTTTCCCTATTCCCACCTCGCTGCAAACGGCTCCTTGTGGCTTTGTCGTCACCGATGCTCTCGAGTCCGACCATCCCATCATTTATGTCAATACCGTCTTTGAGATGGTTACCGGTTATCGCGCCGAGGAAGTTCTTGGCCGCAATTG CCGTTTCTTGCAATGTAGAGGACCATTTGCAAAAAGACGACACCCATTGGTGGATTCCACCGTTGTTTCAGAAATAAGAAGATGCCTTGACGAGGGAATTGAATTCCAAGGCGAGTTGTTGAATTTTAGAAAGGATGGATCTCCATTGATGAACAGATTGCGTCTTACACCTATATACGGAGATGATGAGACAATCACTCATGTTATTGGGATCCAGTTCTTCACAGAGGCAAACATTGATCTAGGTCCAGTGTCAGTATCTTCTATAAAGGAGTCTTTGAAGTCATCTGATCGTTCTCGAACTGGATTTTCTGCTTTTTGTCCTGTTGTAGTTGGAGACCGAAATGTCTCTCGTGGGCTTTGTGGGATATTGCAATTGAGTGATGAGGTGCTGTCTCTCAAGATACTTTCACGATTGACACCAAGAGATATTGCATCAGTTGGTTCCGTCTGTAGGCGACTTTATGAGCTGACAAAAAATGAGGATCTTTGGCGGATGGTCTGTCAAAATGCATGGGGTTGTGAGACTACTCGTGTTTTAGAGACGGTTCCTGGTGCTAAGAGACTTGGGTGGGTGAGGCTGGCAAGGGAATTGACCACTCTTGAAGCAGCTGCATGGAGGAAACTTACTGTTGGAGGTGCTGTTGAACCTTCACGGTGCAACTTTAGTGCTTGTGCTGTTGGCAATCGTGTTGTGCTTTTTGGTGGTGAAGGGGTAAACATGCAACCAATGAATGACACCTTTGTGTTGGATCTAAATTCAAGCAACCCTGAGTGGCAACATGTCCAGGTGAGCTCTCCTCCACCGGGTCGTTGGGGACATACACTATCTTGTGTAAATGGGTCTCATCTGGTGGTATTCGGAGGTTGTGGAAGGCAGGGCCTGCTTAATGATGTTTTTGTGCTAGATTTGGATGCAAAGCCTCCAACCTGGCGAGAGATCTCAGGATTGGCTCCACCACTTCCTAGATCATGGCACAGCTCCTGCACTCTCGATGGGACAAAGCTGATTGTTTCTGGTGGTTGTGCAGATTCAGGAGTACTGCTTAGTGATACTTTCCTGCTTGATCTTTCAATGGAAAAACCTGTGTGGAGAGAGATACCTGTAGCATGGACCCCACCTTCACGCTTGGGTCACACACTGTCAGTATATGGTGGTAGGAAAATATTGATGTTTGGGGGTCTTGCTAAGAGTGGTCCACTCCGGTTCCGTTCCAGTGATGTATTCACAATGGATTTAAGTGAAGAGGAACCATGTTGGAGATGTGTAACTGGGAGTGGAATGCCTGGTGCTGGAAATCCAGGTGGCATAGCTCCCCCTCCAAGACTTGATCATGTTGCCGTGAGCCTTCCTGGTGGAAGAATCCTCATCTTTGGTGGGTCTGTTGCTGGTCTTCACTCAGCTTCCCAACTTTATATCCTGGACCCAACCGATGAAAAACCTACGTGGAGGATACTGAATGTGCCAGGGCGACCGCCGAGGTTTGCTTGGGGTCACAGTACTTGTGTTGTTGGTGGGACAAGGGCGATTGTACTCGGCGGGCAAACAGGTGAGGAGTGGATGTTAACTGAGCTCCACGAACTATCGCTGGCAAGTTCAGTTATCTGA